In Hahella sp. KA22, one genomic interval encodes:
- the icmH gene encoding type IVB secretion system protein IcmH/DotU, which translates to MSNDSDKTFFGGAGGGDRTVIVPTPGGRSSGGLSTQPPPTAFAPHQAPAPPPGAMESGQGLDVKQGLNPLTASASELIALLGELRQTVQVQNPNQLRQQVIQQIRRFESEAQSKGVASDVVLSARYVLCSALDEAIMNTPWGAEVGWSRATLLSTFHRENVGGEKVFLILDKILATPAKYIDLIELIYVCLSLGFEGKYKLDPRGRDYLETIRDNLVRTIQMQRGEFDGDLSPRWRGSTPAKKRISEYVPLWVVASIMAAALLLSYSGFRYWLGTVTDAQAQQLQELTQKYQS; encoded by the coding sequence ATGAGCAACGATTCTGATAAAACATTTTTCGGTGGCGCCGGCGGCGGTGATCGTACAGTCATTGTACCCACACCTGGAGGGCGCTCTTCTGGCGGACTGTCAACACAGCCTCCGCCGACTGCTTTTGCGCCCCATCAGGCGCCAGCGCCTCCTCCCGGCGCAATGGAAAGCGGGCAGGGTCTGGATGTAAAACAGGGGTTGAACCCTCTTACCGCCAGCGCTTCGGAGCTGATAGCGTTATTGGGAGAGTTGCGTCAGACCGTTCAGGTGCAAAACCCCAATCAATTGCGCCAGCAGGTTATTCAGCAGATTCGCCGATTTGAGTCGGAAGCGCAGTCGAAGGGCGTCGCCTCTGATGTGGTGCTATCGGCTCGCTATGTTTTGTGCTCCGCACTGGACGAGGCGATTATGAATACCCCTTGGGGAGCGGAAGTCGGCTGGTCGCGAGCGACGCTTCTCAGTACGTTCCATCGCGAGAACGTGGGCGGTGAGAAAGTATTCCTGATATTGGACAAGATCCTGGCGACCCCAGCCAAGTATATCGACCTCATTGAACTGATATACGTGTGCCTGAGCCTTGGCTTTGAAGGGAAATATAAGCTGGATCCCCGTGGCAGGGATTATCTGGAGACCATTCGCGATAACTTGGTGCGCACTATTCAGATGCAGCGCGGCGAGTTCGACGGAGACCTGTCTCCTCGCTGGCGTGGCTCTACTCCTGCGAAAAAGCGTATTTCGGAATACGTGCCGCTGTGGGTTGTCGCGTCCATTATGGCGGCGGCGCTGTTGCTGAGTTATAGCGGCTTCCGTTATTGGCTGGGTACGGTGACCGACGCGCAGGCGCAGCAGCTTCAGGAACTGACGCAAAAGTATCAGTCTTAA
- the tssK gene encoding type VI secretion system baseplate subunit TssK, translating into MSFENRVVWTEGMFLRPQHFQQQDRYHESLLEARCKPLKAFFWGFYDLEIDSQVLKLGKFSINRCRGIFPDGTPFNVPDIDSELDILEPEKGLQNQTVYLGIPVKRPGSPDTHLEEDNQTLVRFNARELETFDSTSEHSDSTKIQIGQLRFRILLEREDRSGYAVLPIARIQDKRDDGEIVLDTQFIPPMLDVRAHPRLANLLQEVAGSLNLRAEALAGRLRDSGRQGTSEIADFLMLQMINRVEPWLLHLAQIRPLHPVDVFGELMQIAGELSTFTSVQRRPPATMPAYHHDELEKSIPQLMQILNQYMNTVSETSAVSLDLVERRYGIYVSPITDRSLVEKATYILAVKAQMKSDQIRSRFPSQVKIAPVERIRDLINAALPGIGLQALPVAPRQIPFHTGFTYFQLDRNSDYWRALAQSSGFAVHIGADFPGLEMEFWAIRD; encoded by the coding sequence ATGTCATTTGAAAACCGCGTCGTATGGACGGAGGGCATGTTCCTTCGTCCTCAGCACTTCCAGCAGCAGGATCGTTACCATGAATCGTTGTTGGAAGCCCGCTGCAAGCCTCTAAAGGCATTTTTCTGGGGATTTTACGATCTGGAGATAGACAGCCAAGTGTTGAAACTTGGAAAGTTCTCCATCAATCGCTGCCGGGGTATTTTCCCCGATGGAACGCCGTTCAACGTTCCAGACATAGATTCTGAGCTTGATATTCTGGAGCCCGAGAAAGGTCTCCAGAATCAAACCGTTTATCTGGGTATTCCTGTTAAGCGTCCAGGTTCGCCTGACACGCATCTGGAAGAAGACAATCAGACACTGGTGCGATTTAACGCCCGTGAGCTGGAAACCTTCGATTCCACATCCGAGCATAGCGACAGTACCAAAATTCAGATTGGACAACTGCGTTTTCGTATCCTGTTGGAAAGAGAGGATCGCAGTGGCTACGCTGTGCTGCCTATCGCACGGATACAGGATAAACGGGACGATGGAGAAATCGTTCTCGACACTCAGTTTATTCCTCCTATGCTGGACGTCAGAGCGCATCCACGCCTGGCCAACCTGTTGCAGGAAGTGGCGGGCAGCTTGAATTTACGCGCGGAAGCATTGGCTGGGCGATTGCGAGACAGTGGCAGACAGGGCACTTCCGAAATTGCGGACTTTCTGATGCTGCAGATGATTAACCGGGTTGAACCTTGGTTGTTGCACTTGGCGCAAATTCGCCCTTTACATCCTGTGGATGTTTTCGGCGAGCTAATGCAAATAGCCGGTGAACTGTCGACGTTCACCAGTGTTCAGCGCAGACCTCCCGCGACTATGCCTGCGTATCATCATGACGAGTTGGAAAAATCCATCCCGCAGCTGATGCAGATTCTGAACCAGTACATGAACACCGTGAGTGAAACCTCAGCAGTGTCCCTGGATCTGGTTGAGCGTCGCTATGGTATTTATGTGTCTCCGATTACTGACCGGTCTTTGGTGGAGAAGGCGACTTATATTCTGGCGGTCAAGGCGCAGATGAAGTCGGACCAGATCCGCAGCCGCTTCCCAAGCCAGGTGAAAATTGCGCCGGTCGAACGTATTCGCGACTTGATCAATGCGGCGTTGCCAGGCATCGGGCTGCAAGCCTTGCCAGTGGCGCCGAGACAAATTCCATTCCATACCGGTTTCACCTACTTCCAGTTGGACCGCAATAGCGATTACTGGCGAGCCTTGGCGCAATCCAGCGGCTTTGCCGTGCATATCGGTGCGGATTTCCCTGGTTTGGAAATGGAGTTTTGGGCAATCAGGGATTAA
- the tssJ gene encoding type VI secretion system lipoprotein TssJ: MLLLLALTVAGCTTVGKWTGRETTVTLRIHGANDVNPNEDGRASPVILNIFELENDRQFDQEEFIALFQSAKEVLGRDLVKTYKLKELTPGELREETFTFDKRTHYIGVMAEYIRYDDASTKVVFQIDQNTGNKLDLFVDRLGMRIKD, from the coding sequence ATGTTGTTGCTCTTGGCCTTGACGGTGGCCGGGTGTACGACTGTAGGCAAATGGACCGGGCGGGAAACCACCGTCACTTTGAGGATTCACGGCGCCAACGACGTCAATCCGAACGAAGACGGTCGAGCTTCTCCCGTCATTCTGAATATATTCGAGCTGGAAAATGATCGTCAGTTCGATCAGGAAGAATTCATCGCCCTGTTCCAGAGCGCAAAAGAAGTATTGGGCCGCGATCTGGTGAAGACTTATAAATTGAAAGAATTGACCCCGGGCGAGCTGAGAGAAGAGACCTTCACCTTCGATAAGCGCACTCATTATATCGGCGTCATGGCGGAATATATCCGTTACGACGACGCTTCCACCAAAGTGGTCTTCCAGATCGATCAGAACACCGGCAACAAACTGGATCTGTTCGTTGACCGCCTTGGCATGCGCATCAAGGATTAA
- the tagH gene encoding type VI secretion system-associated FHA domain protein TagH: MQVKLRVVQCPPESEMAGKVVTVEEEGATIGRANSNTWVLPDPNRYVSSVHAKIQFNGSGFEIVDQSTNGTFLNNLSQALVKGQPTPINQGDQILLGPFVLLVEGDKPQDDGESTSITSDIDDIPGGAGAAASPGLDDLDKWLTGVGSEPEPKPSVGAFKGELIGGDTGLTGGDSSVDPLVAIGGSQKSSLYDEGLGLGVSGDEPPADNLMGDSFGLGGGSAESGRMVIPNVIPEDWDKSLIQPRKPEPPATPKTPPPPVESRPKPRREPPPKSNPDSLLDIVNTHPEQLGLNQPQQLPKEIEPIQDLTGAGMSKSDPLESTSPSESSLWGQQPPPAEPSIKEPSGDSGSLADILNDVAPVAEPKPIEKPVEPKPEPDLPIANTGAQAPGKVVPPRRQVEQRPVKREAPPVKQSVIDTPREPERPSVSAPPIQVSPEQAAGLAQALGLVRLTAEQQANLTPVIADMVRETVDGLMKALRARQTIKNEFRMNLTMIQAAENNPLKFSVSAEDALDNLFTKSGRAYMSPMEATKEAFADISDHQLALFNGIRAAYDYLMSQFNPEKLERRFEKQRGKSLFGGAGKNWEGYKDFFEEMNEDAEKTFKRLFGETFAESYERSFNELKANRQK, encoded by the coding sequence ATGCAGGTAAAGCTTAGAGTCGTTCAATGTCCGCCTGAGAGCGAGATGGCGGGCAAAGTCGTAACTGTTGAAGAAGAAGGGGCGACGATAGGTCGCGCGAATTCGAATACCTGGGTGTTGCCGGACCCCAACCGTTACGTATCATCCGTTCACGCGAAGATTCAATTTAACGGATCAGGCTTTGAAATTGTTGATCAAAGCACCAACGGCACCTTTCTTAACAACCTGAGCCAGGCTTTGGTAAAAGGGCAGCCAACCCCTATCAACCAGGGCGACCAGATTTTGCTCGGACCGTTCGTATTATTGGTGGAAGGGGATAAGCCGCAGGATGACGGCGAATCAACGTCCATCACATCCGACATTGATGATATTCCAGGCGGCGCAGGCGCCGCGGCTTCCCCTGGCTTGGACGATTTGGATAAATGGCTGACTGGCGTTGGTTCGGAGCCGGAGCCCAAACCTTCCGTGGGCGCATTTAAAGGCGAGCTTATTGGCGGCGACACGGGGTTGACTGGCGGCGACTCTTCTGTAGATCCATTGGTCGCCATTGGCGGATCACAAAAATCTTCTTTGTATGATGAAGGCCTAGGGTTGGGCGTGTCGGGAGACGAGCCTCCCGCAGACAATTTAATGGGCGATTCTTTTGGGCTCGGCGGCGGCTCTGCTGAGAGTGGTCGCATGGTTATTCCCAATGTGATCCCTGAAGACTGGGATAAATCTCTTATTCAGCCACGCAAGCCGGAACCCCCGGCTACGCCCAAGACGCCACCGCCTCCCGTTGAATCCAGGCCGAAGCCGCGTAGAGAACCTCCGCCCAAGTCTAACCCGGATTCATTGCTGGATATCGTGAACACACACCCCGAACAGTTGGGATTGAATCAGCCGCAACAGCTTCCTAAAGAGATTGAGCCAATACAGGATTTGACCGGGGCGGGGATGAGCAAGTCAGATCCATTGGAGTCCACCTCACCATCGGAGTCCTCTTTGTGGGGGCAACAGCCTCCCCCAGCTGAGCCTTCCATCAAGGAACCTTCTGGTGATAGCGGCTCGCTCGCAGACATACTCAATGACGTGGCCCCGGTTGCTGAACCTAAGCCCATTGAAAAGCCGGTCGAACCGAAACCCGAGCCTGATTTGCCGATTGCAAACACGGGTGCGCAAGCACCGGGGAAGGTTGTGCCGCCCAGACGCCAGGTCGAACAGCGCCCGGTCAAACGAGAGGCTCCGCCTGTAAAACAATCTGTTATAGATACGCCTCGTGAGCCTGAGCGTCCATCCGTTTCCGCGCCGCCGATTCAGGTTTCTCCTGAGCAGGCTGCTGGATTGGCGCAGGCCCTGGGGCTGGTGCGCTTAACCGCGGAACAGCAAGCTAATCTGACGCCAGTTATCGCTGATATGGTGAGGGAAACGGTTGATGGACTGATGAAGGCGCTGAGAGCCCGTCAGACTATCAAAAACGAGTTTCGTATGAATCTCACCATGATTCAGGCGGCTGAGAACAACCCGTTGAAATTCTCGGTGTCGGCGGAAGACGCATTGGACAACCTGTTTACGAAGTCCGGACGCGCCTACATGTCGCCCATGGAAGCGACAAAAGAGGCCTTTGCCGATATTTCTGACCACCAGTTAGCGCTCTTTAATGGCATTCGTGCGGCTTACGACTATCTTATGAGTCAGTTTAACCCCGAAAAGCTGGAGCGTCGGTTTGAAAAGCAGCGCGGTAAGTCGCTGTTTGGCGGCGCCGGTAAAAACTGGGAAGGGTACAAGGATTTCTTCGAAGAAATGAACGAAGACGCGGAAAAGACATTCAAGCGTCTGTTCGGCGAGACCTTTGCGGAAAGTTATGAACGCAGTTTCAATGAGTTGAAGGCAAACCGTCAGAAATGA
- a CDS encoding PleD family two-component system response regulator has translation MAQKTALIVDDSATARIMLAKVLNSMDVKTRQASSGEEALKLVPAERPDLIFLDHLMPGMDGFQTLKALKQNPETNQIPVIMYTSQNAMKYQEEAKALGAAGVITKQVDRERLYLLVEHVYMQQELARTETSVNTVAEAIGQTPMTTEQHATPRKVVPLRPGQQKMEDHVEQRIASLRSELETQQNERYWKPLEELKKQNGRLRIALWAMIVVFILTGLKLNSLDSAFEAMQKEVNSARQVLNELIAIMEET, from the coding sequence ATGGCTCAGAAAACCGCTCTCATCGTTGACGACTCAGCGACAGCTCGAATTATGCTGGCCAAGGTCCTTAACAGCATGGACGTTAAAACCCGTCAGGCCAGCTCAGGTGAAGAAGCCCTGAAACTGGTTCCCGCAGAACGCCCGGACCTGATCTTTCTCGATCATCTTATGCCGGGCATGGATGGTTTCCAGACACTTAAAGCGTTAAAGCAAAATCCGGAAACCAACCAGATTCCCGTCATTATGTATACCTCCCAGAACGCCATGAAATATCAGGAAGAAGCCAAGGCCCTTGGCGCGGCGGGAGTTATCACCAAACAGGTTGACCGCGAACGTTTATATCTGCTCGTCGAACATGTTTATATGCAGCAGGAACTGGCTCGCACCGAAACAAGCGTCAACACTGTGGCGGAGGCGATCGGCCAGACGCCTATGACCACAGAGCAGCACGCCACGCCACGCAAAGTCGTCCCGTTGCGCCCAGGCCAGCAGAAAATGGAAGATCACGTGGAGCAGCGCATCGCATCTCTACGCAGCGAGCTGGAAACGCAGCAAAACGAGCGCTACTGGAAACCACTGGAAGAACTGAAAAAACAGAATGGCCGTCTGCGCATTGCGCTATGGGCGATGATCGTCGTATTCATCCTGACAGGGCTGAAGTTGAACTCTCTGGATTCCGCCTTCGAAGCCATGCAAAAAGAGGTGAATTCCGCCAGACAGGTTCTGAACGAGCTGATCGCCATCATGGAAGAAACCTGA
- a CDS encoding tetratricopeptide repeat-containing response regulator has product MLFKTYQKKKFLLVDDFDNFIFSLKQMLRRLGAEDIDSARNGEDAVQLFLRKHYDVVFCDYNMGEHKNGQQVLEELRFRKLLKNTDIFLLVSAEAAKDMVFGALECQPDGYITKPITQSILQNRLDKLMEQKEATADINRAIDLEDYSKAITLCNQHLKANTKYRSWTVKTLANLYYLSGDLVHSKQIYEDILQKRRLDWARLGLGKVLLAEGNAQEAAVKFEELIEEQPLLVEAYDWLAKAQRHIGHGKKAQGTLQQAVEISPRALLRQKELAEISRSLHDLETASKAYRQTNKLSEYSCHESPDLYLDFTRCLSDLSEGDTSSQGQKLASEANAALERIRRKYKDDPATQLKSHMVEARVWSGQGKAQEGAKALKQAQTYFDEAAKDNPDLTLEMAQTLYALNQEKEAEQLLTELAAKYPDNEKLQDRIEELRDEPVSLKQRIKARELNRKGIQLYEEGALSDGVAVFKEAMAITPAHVGLNLNLLQTLIKSAAQSKLNAEYQGLAQQCLSRLQRLTPQHRQYKRYQHLLQRYQQIQRG; this is encoded by the coding sequence ATGCTGTTCAAGACTTATCAAAAGAAAAAGTTTCTGCTGGTTGATGATTTTGACAATTTCATCTTCTCACTCAAACAAATGCTGCGCCGACTTGGCGCGGAGGATATCGACAGCGCCCGCAACGGCGAAGATGCGGTGCAGCTGTTTTTACGCAAGCATTATGATGTGGTGTTCTGTGACTACAACATGGGGGAGCACAAGAACGGACAACAAGTGCTGGAAGAGTTGCGCTTCCGTAAGCTGCTGAAAAATACAGATATCTTCTTGCTGGTCAGCGCTGAAGCCGCCAAAGACATGGTATTTGGCGCACTGGAGTGCCAGCCTGACGGCTACATCACCAAGCCCATCACTCAGTCCATACTGCAAAACCGCCTTGATAAGCTAATGGAGCAAAAGGAGGCCACAGCAGATATCAATCGCGCGATTGATCTGGAGGATTACTCCAAGGCGATTACCCTATGCAATCAACATCTCAAGGCCAACACTAAATACCGCTCCTGGACCGTAAAAACCCTGGCGAACCTGTACTATCTCAGTGGCGATCTGGTGCACTCCAAGCAGATTTATGAAGACATCCTGCAAAAACGCCGCTTGGACTGGGCCCGCCTGGGACTTGGCAAAGTGCTATTGGCGGAAGGCAATGCGCAAGAGGCGGCGGTTAAGTTCGAGGAGTTGATTGAAGAGCAGCCTCTTTTGGTGGAAGCCTATGACTGGCTGGCCAAAGCGCAGCGTCATATCGGCCACGGCAAAAAAGCCCAAGGGACACTGCAGCAAGCGGTGGAAATTTCCCCTCGCGCCCTGCTGCGCCAAAAAGAGCTGGCGGAGATCAGTCGCTCGTTGCATGACCTGGAAACCGCCTCCAAAGCGTACCGACAGACCAACAAGTTGAGCGAGTATTCCTGCCACGAATCACCAGATTTGTATTTGGATTTCACCCGCTGCCTGTCTGACCTGTCGGAGGGCGACACCTCATCACAAGGCCAAAAACTGGCCTCGGAAGCCAACGCAGCGCTAGAACGCATCCGCAGAAAGTATAAAGACGATCCAGCGACACAACTGAAAAGCCATATGGTTGAGGCCAGGGTCTGGTCCGGCCAAGGCAAAGCCCAAGAAGGAGCCAAAGCGCTGAAGCAGGCGCAAACCTACTTTGACGAAGCCGCCAAGGACAACCCGGACCTCACTCTGGAAATGGCGCAAACGTTATACGCACTAAATCAGGAGAAAGAAGCTGAACAGCTGCTGACCGAGCTTGCCGCCAAGTATCCGGATAATGAGAAGCTACAAGACCGGATAGAAGAACTGCGCGATGAACCTGTCAGCCTGAAACAACGAATCAAAGCTCGGGAACTCAACAGAAAAGGCATACAGCTATACGAGGAAGGCGCCTTGTCGGATGGGGTGGCCGTATTCAAGGAAGCGATGGCGATTACACCGGCTCATGTCGGCCTGAATCTAAACCTGCTGCAAACACTGATCAAATCCGCCGCTCAGTCCAAACTGAATGCGGAGTATCAGGGGCTCGCGCAGCAGTGTCTGAGCCGGCTGCAACGACTGACGCCGCAACACAGACAGTACAAACGCTATCAACACTTGTTGCAGCGATACCAGCAAATTCAACGAGGTTAA
- a CDS encoding sensor histidine kinase KdpD yields the protein MTQKNKLDFSFIMAASVHDMKNSLSMLLHSLDEVNHEIAELDLPIAQRMATLQYEAARVNNDLVQLLSLYKLDADMLTADIDEHFVLDFLEEQVARYHPLFAARNMRCEVDCDERLTGYFDNDLVSGVVNNILANAIRYSRSQIRVSARTEEGGLYITIEDDGQGFPAKMVEIPEQLSTEVDFESGSTNLGLYFAHRIAQLHMQKGKTGRISLRNGGALNGGVFEMYLP from the coding sequence GTGACACAGAAAAACAAACTGGACTTCAGCTTTATCATGGCGGCCAGCGTGCACGATATGAAGAACTCTCTGAGCATGTTGCTGCACTCGCTGGACGAAGTGAATCACGAAATCGCGGAGCTGGATCTGCCCATTGCTCAACGCATGGCGACGTTGCAATATGAAGCTGCGCGGGTGAACAACGACCTGGTGCAGCTACTCAGCCTTTACAAGCTGGATGCAGACATGCTGACCGCAGACATCGATGAACACTTCGTACTGGATTTTCTGGAAGAGCAAGTCGCGCGCTACCATCCTCTTTTCGCCGCTCGCAACATGCGTTGCGAGGTAGACTGCGACGAGAGATTAACGGGGTATTTTGATAACGACCTGGTGTCCGGCGTAGTGAACAACATTCTCGCCAACGCGATTCGTTACAGCCGCAGCCAGATCAGGGTGTCAGCCAGAACCGAAGAGGGTGGTCTTTACATCACGATCGAAGATGATGGCCAGGGATTTCCCGCCAAGATGGTGGAGATTCCAGAGCAGCTATCAACGGAAGTGGATTTCGAGTCAGGCAGCACCAATCTGGGACTGTATTTCGCCCACCGTATCGCGCAGCTGCACATGCAAAAAGGAAAAACAGGCAGAATTTCACTGCGCAACGGCGGCGCACTGAATGGCGGCGTCTTTGAAATGTACTTGCCCTGA
- a CDS encoding UPF0149 family protein → MNYRLLKGSSGMGVEFPSVYPRGQVASGYESDPRFIDLRAFLCDAERCEDLLNYNQCHGFLFGLACCPVEIDEQDWLPVALGECYQEELRQSDSTVIEDMKALYQEVRGQIEIGAPTLPSDCLFSWDTEERRSFENWCEGVILADEWLAPNWVRALGMLAQRDPGGYEKMSRDLDDTISILKVFQDVDAALEILEREGASQQDDFREELRGAHEDLNGYLMRYAKAGRGLSVYFQHHDPLVREEPKVGRNDPCPCGSGKKFKKCCL, encoded by the coding sequence ATGAATTACAGATTATTAAAAGGATCGAGTGGTATGGGAGTTGAATTTCCTTCCGTATACCCGAGGGGACAAGTCGCTTCGGGCTATGAATCTGATCCGCGATTTATTGACCTGCGCGCATTCTTGTGTGACGCCGAACGCTGTGAGGACTTGCTTAATTACAATCAATGTCACGGTTTTTTGTTCGGATTAGCCTGTTGCCCCGTTGAAATAGACGAGCAAGACTGGCTCCCCGTCGCATTGGGAGAATGCTATCAGGAAGAGCTGCGCCAAAGTGACTCGACAGTGATCGAGGACATGAAAGCGCTGTATCAGGAAGTTCGCGGACAAATAGAAATTGGCGCACCGACACTGCCATCAGACTGCCTGTTCAGCTGGGACACCGAGGAGCGCCGCAGTTTCGAAAACTGGTGCGAGGGCGTTATCCTGGCGGATGAGTGGCTGGCGCCAAATTGGGTGCGCGCTTTGGGGATGCTGGCGCAACGCGATCCTGGCGGCTACGAGAAAATGTCACGGGATCTGGATGACACCATTTCGATTCTGAAAGTCTTTCAGGATGTGGACGCAGCACTGGAGATTCTGGAGCGTGAAGGCGCCTCTCAGCAGGATGATTTTCGCGAGGAGTTGCGTGGCGCACATGAAGATCTGAATGGGTATCTCATGCGATACGCCAAAGCGGGGCGGGGCCTGTCTGTTTACTTTCAGCACCATGATCCGCTGGTGCGGGAAGAGCCCAAAGTCGGTCGTAATGATCCTTGCCCTTGCGGGAGTGGTAAAAAGTTCAAGAAGTGTTGTCTGTGA